From one Stigmatopora nigra isolate UIUO_SnigA chromosome 8, RoL_Snig_1.1, whole genome shotgun sequence genomic stretch:
- the LOC144200053 gene encoding mRNA decay activator protein ZFP36L1-like yields the protein MPSYHLEQFAGLDETMRKKLLSLHLREEDSPLSSFSLAMKTPGYIGHQRSCNSSLSLDTSPPDNVYLSSSIWGQKPEKQQACLPPSSSQWRKQHFLSQRSVSMVETCSATAANLSWLDSEVKDPQEGFSPTLLNTIASSSTSASSSTRYKTELCRSFTENGMCKYGGKCQFAHGTEEVRDLSRHPKYKTEPCRTFHTIGFCPYGIRCHFVHNNEEEKNHMRSSSSSSAFTPLSLPSTRSHRIPLVRQSVSFSGFPSAPQQSLSTHHPIASFSRGPSASPPCADITDLLSNVFLEMDSPTFEASPNPPYQPPTIVDQRPPFLPSPDSGCSPSGLSPSASPSLRRSPGPSTFFSQSLDTRSLSYTSLSDQDQDGSSSTSSLSGLDSCTNDGKRLAVFSQLSVPEDAAGVCL from the exons ATGCCTTCATACCACCTCGAACAGTTCGCTGGCCTGGATGAGACGATGCGCaag AAATTACTGAGTCTTCATCTGAGAGAGGAAGACAGTCCACTGTCCTCATTCAGCCTAGCAATGAAGACACCAGGCTACATTGGACATCAACGTAGTTGCAACTCGTCCCTTTCTCTAGACACCAGCCCACCAGACAATGTCTATCTGTCGTCCTCTATTTGGGGGCAAAAGCCAGAGAAGCAACAGGCTTGCCTTCCTCCAAGTTCCAGCCAGTGGCGAAAGCAACATTTCCTATCACAGCGCTCAGTCAGTATGGTGGAGACCTGCAGTGCCACAGCCGCAAATCTCAGCTGGCTTGATTCAGAGGTGAAGGACCCTCAAGAAGGCTTCAGCCCCACCCTCCTGAACACCATCGCGTCCTCATCCACCTCCGCCTCATCCTCCACTCGCTACAAAACAGAACTGTGTCGCTCCTTTACAGAGAACGGTATGTGCAAGTATGGTGGCAAGTGCCAATTTGCCCACGGTACTGAGGAGGTGCGAGATCTCAGCAGACATCCAAAGTACAAAACCGAACCATGTCGTACCTTCCACACCATAGGCTTCTGCCCTTACGGGATCCGATGCCACTTTGTCCACAACAATGAGGAGGAGAAAAATCACATGCGCagttcttcttcctcctcagcATTTACACCCCTGTCTCTTCCTTCGACACGCTCCCACAGAATCCCACTCGTCAGACAGAGTGTCAGCTTTTCTGGGTTTCCCTCTGCACCCCAGCAAAGTCTTTCGACTCATCACCCGATTGCTTCTTTCTCACGAGGACCATCTGCCTCTCCCCCTTGTGCTGATATCACCGATCTCCTTTCTAATGTCTTTTTGGAGATGGATTCTCCTACCTTTGAGGCCTCTCCTAACCCTCCATACCAGCCCCCTACTATTGTGGATCAGCGCCCCCCCTTCCTCCCTTCCCCTGACTCTGGCTGTTCCCCTTCTGGTCTGTCTCCCTCTGCATCCCCGTCCCTGAGGCGGAGCCCTGGCCCTTCCACGTTCTTTTCCCAGTCACTCGACACAAGGTCCCTGTCCTATACCTCTCTCTCAGATCAGGACCAGGACGGGAGCAGCTCTACTAGCTCGCTTAGTGGATTGGATTCCTGCACCAATGACGGGAAACGTCTCGCCGTATTCAGTCAGCTCTCAGTACCTGAAGATGCTGCTGGGGTCTGCCTTTAG